The Mytilus galloprovincialis chromosome 7, xbMytGall1.hap1.1, whole genome shotgun sequence genome has a window encoding:
- the LOC143083747 gene encoding uncharacterized protein LOC143083747 isoform X3, which produces MLPRERRLPEEELKEAEKLVSLQVNNKLMRDHLQDKTGKKVILKDISNIISKVNASKKSDNIESLVSKLKKTGSVVEVFHDLNNQVQGVFYQDEEMQKIFSAYCDIIFVDATYKLNDLRMPLYVIMIEDSLGQSEVAAICLLNSEEKPVLQHLIKCFQKHNPDSSGIKVIMADKDIVERDVFKEEFPDASLLICKFHVLRTFNREITTEKMGISSAQRYVALELIQKLVHSSSEEDYNANLKLIETTCPRQIFNYIDTNWHNIRNEWVLGLTYFEGSLMNTTNNRIESFNQKLKQVIKLYSGLDLFFENFISLIGTLRNERDYKGSVEIQKVPVHIKAMNTTSAEYKYSQLLTGYASYFVIDELKKARKMETIFKTTNSTSHSDDDMELNTNSCTCNFRKSMGLPCKHIFFARLLISIDLFGTELCVSRWTRSYYRENTRLFSPMVSPSKTFCNSSNKVSNASQVVDPRNTTLLSENQKYKKAFFVAQKLAAACSAVGMKEFMSRMKLLTEIEELWKNNHTVEVEDSCTASTEKAEPVFALDIDKQVPVYIDGVHAVSNESTVEADSCFILEGQTIVPENASVQCIDIVLEEHTTFPENTGVECIDISVPTTSHRANSIASVNKDGLSIAVQEFIHTIADQSAALCAEKGTCRIDGDEVKNCLEELLPSAEMLLNLNNQAAAKPYFTEEGWLTVESILRILEDQYLKQIKRKEFPSNVSQKKGKGKKTSRKNCSPTKGIESEGNNRKRKRDVPDLEDNICNDKDGTITFFPDVMETMQSLRGEIIDFIKTYDPKKVLPRVGNPINTVFKYHDGTRSLSDDQRDSITQYLCTFQEVRSLSHIDNASLIHSLIEFIIKRKTENDLHQNNGSLSDLKMPTKLKRKGRPKGSQQTVIGLPKKRGKNKLVPFFKRTVDEKEREILSWLVSVDSVMKSSGGTLLDEEDLVGLSEDSLPYRCLDDYVDLTIVQKNFTSSAWLYLSSIVKEKQQKGGYILCTYCNVFITTENDDAVECDFCLLWWHISCIKLKSKPKVKHWYCKSCR; this is translated from the exons ATGCTCCCTCGTGAGAGGAGACTACCAGAAGAGGAGCTAAAAGAAGCAGAAAAACTGGTTTCCTTACAGGTGAACAACAAGCTAATGAGGGATCACTTGCAGGATAAAACTGGAAAAAAAGTTATCCTGAAAGACATCAGCAACATAATTTCAAAAGTCAATGCCAGCAAAAAGTCAGATAACATTGAAAGTCTTGTCAGTAAATTAAAGAAGACAG GATCTGTTGTTGAAGTTTTTCATGATCTCAATAACCAAGTACAAGGAGTTTTCTACCAAGATGAGgaaatgcaaaaaatattctCTGCTTACTGTGATATTATCTTTGTTGATGCCACATACAAACTTAATGACCTCAGGATGCCACTGTATGTCATTATGATAGAAGACAGCTTAGGGCAGAGTGAAGTTGCAGCAATTTGCTTACTTAACTCTGAAGAAAAGCCAGTTCTACAGCACCTTATAAAATGCTTTCAAAAGCATAATCCAGACTCCTCGGGGATCAAAGTAATCATGGCAGATAAAGATATAGTAGAAAGAGATGTTTTTAAAGAAGAATTTCCAGATGCCTCTCTGCTCATTTGTAAATTCCATGTATTAAGAACATTTAACCGTGAAATAACCACAGAAAAAATGGGCATTTCATCGGCCCAACGCTATGTTGCCTTAGAACTAATCCAGAAACTAGTACACAGCAGTTCAGAAGAAGATTACAATGCTAACCTTAAACTCATTGAGACAACATGTCCCAGGCAGATATTTAACTATATTGATACTAACTGGCATAACATACGCAATGAATGGGTTTTAGGGCTGACTTATTTTGAAGGATCACTGATGAACACTACTAACAACAGAATTGAATCGTTCAACCAAAAGTTAAAACAAGTTATTAAGCTGTATTCTGGCCTTGACTTAttttttgaaaactttatttCATTGATAGGCACACTAAGAAATGAAAGAGACTATAAAGGTAGTGTAGAGATTCAAAAAGTACCTGTTCATATAAAGGCAATGAATACCACATCTGCAGAATATAAGTATTCACAGCTCTTGACGGGCTATGCTAGTTATTTCGTTATAGATGAGTTAAAGAAGGCTAGAAAAATGGAGACCATTTTTAAAACAACCAACAGTACTAGTCACTCTGATGATGATATGGAACTTAATACaaattcatgtacatgtaattttagaAAGTCGATGGGACTACCATGCaagcatattttttttgcaaGGTTGCTAATAAGTATTGATTTATTTGGCACTGAGTTATGTGTTAGCAGATGGACTCGTTCTTATTATAGGGAAAATACAAGACTTTTCAGTCCAATGGTTTCTCCAAGTAAGACATTTTGTAACAGTTCCAACAAAGTTAGCAATGCATCACAGGTGGTAGATCCAAGAAATACCACATTATTATCAGAGAATCAAAAATATAAGAAGGCATTCTTTGTTGCTCAGAAATTAGCAGCTGCTTGTTCTGCTGTTGGAATGAAGGAATTTATGTCGAGAATGAAACTGTTGACGGAAATAGAAGAGCTGTGGAAAAACAATCACACAGTTGAAGTTGAAGATTCATGTACCG cATCCACAGAAAAAGCAGAGCCTGTGTTTGCTTTGGATATTGATAAGCAAGTACCAGTGTATATTGATGGAGTCCATGCAGTCTCAAATG AGTCCACTGTAGAAGCAGATAGCTGTTTTATTCTTGAAGGACAGACAATAGTTCCTGAAAATGCTAGTGTTCAATGTATTGACATTGTTCTTGAGGAACATACTACTTTTCCTGAAAATACTGGTGTTGAATGTATTGACA TTTCAGTTCCTACAACCAGTCATAGAGCAAATAGTATAGCTAGTGTAAATAAAGATGGTCTTAGTATAGCGGTTCAAG aatttattcACACAATAGCTGACCAATCAGCTGCTCTTTGTGCTGAAAAGGGTACATGCAGAATCGATGGAGATGAAGTCAAGAATTGTTTGGAGGAATTGCTACCATCAGCTGAAATGTTATTAAATCTCAATAATCAGGCAGCAGCCAAACCATATTTCACAGAGGAGGGCTGGTTGACAGTAGAAAGTATATTAAGAATACTTGAAG ATCAATATTTGAAGCAAATAAAAAGGAAAGAGTTTCCATCCAATGTTTCACAAAAGAAAGGAAAAG gcaaaaaaacttcaagaaaaaatTGTTCTCCAACCAAAGGTATAGAAAGTGAAGGAAATAATAGGAAAAGGAAAAGGGACGTACCAGATCTTGAAGACAACATTTGTAATGATAAGGATGGCACTATTACTTTCTTTCCTGATGTAATGGAAACCATGCAAAGCTTGAGAGGAGAAATTATTGATTTCATTAAAACGTATGACCCCAAAAAAGTTCTGCCTCGAGTAGGAAATCCTATAAATACGGTGTTCAAATACCATGATGGGACTAGAAGTTTGAGCGATGATCAAAGAGACAGTATTACACAGTATTTATGTACTTTCCAAGAAGTTCGATCATTGTCTCATATAGATAATGCCAGTCTCATCCACAGCCTCATTGAGTTtattatcaaaagaaaaacagaaaatgatCTTCATCAGAACA atggAAGCCTTAGTGATTTAAAGATGCCAacaaaactaaaaagaaaagGAAGGCCAAAAGGAAGCCAACAGACTGTAATTGGTTTACCAAAAAAAAGAGGAAAGAACAAACTTGTTCCTTTCTTTAAGAGAACAGTTGATGAAAAAGAAAGAG aaatacTTAGTTGGTTAGTTAGTGTAGATAGTGTAATGAAGTCATCAGGAGGGACATTACTGGATGAAGAAGATTTGGTTGGATTATCGGAGGACTCATTACCTTACCGATGTTTAGATGATTATGTTGATTTGACAATTGTTCAAAAAAATTTCACTTCATCTGCATGGTTGTATTTATCAtctattgtaaaagaaaaacaacaaaagggTGGATATATTCTTTGTACATACTGTAATGTTTTTATTACTACAGAAAATGATGATGCTGTTGAATGTGACTTTTGTTTGTTATGGTGGCATATAAGTTGTATCAAATTAAAGAGCAAGCCAAAAGTTAAACATTGGTATTGCAAATCATGCAGGTAA